In Musa acuminata AAA Group cultivar baxijiao chromosome BXJ3-9, Cavendish_Baxijiao_AAA, whole genome shotgun sequence, a single genomic region encodes these proteins:
- the LOC135648706 gene encoding uncharacterized protein LOC135648706, translating into MDAFYYSVFGGLAAVVAAMELSKTSRDRVATSSPFNAFKNNYLLVYSLMMAGDWLQGPYVYYLYSQYGFDKGDIGRLFIAGFGSSMLFGTIVGSLADKRGRKRACVTYCITYILSCITKHSPEYKVLMVGRILGGISTSLLFSAFESWLVAEHNKRGFDPQWLSVTFAKAIFLGNGLIAIVSGLFANLLADNLGFGPVAPFDAAACCLAIGMAIILSSWSENYGDPSDSKDLITQFKGAAAAIASDEKIALLGAIQSLFEGSMYTFVFLWTPALSPNDEDIPHGFIFATFMVSSMLGSSIASRLMARGTLKVESYMQIVFAISAFTLLLPIISNFLVAPSTAKGGSISFGSCIQLLGFCVFEACVGIFWPSIMKMRSQYIPEEARSTIMNFFRIPLNIFVCIVLYNVNAFPITIMFGMCSIFLFMASVLQRRLMVVAESHKSKPQDWTGLKERDDEAESLNI; encoded by the exons ATGGACGCGTTCTACTACTCGGTTTTTGGCGGGCTCGCGGCGGTGGTGGCGGCGATGGAGCTGAGCAAGACGAGCAGAGACCGGGTTGCCACCTCCTCCCCCTTCAACGCCTTCAAGAACAACTACCTCCTCGTCTACTCCCTAATGATGG CTGGTGATTGGTTGCAGGGTCCTTATGTCTACTACCTCTACAGTCAGTATGGCTTTGACAAGGGAGACATCGGCCGGCTCTTCATTGCAGGATTTGGGTCTTCCATGCTGTTCGGGACGATAGTGGGATCCTTAGCTGACAAACG GGGTCGTAAGAGGGCATGTGTCACCTACTGCATCACATATATTCTTAGCTGCATTACTAAGCATTCTCCTGAGTACAAAGTTTTGATGGTCGGTCGTATACTGGGAGGAATTTCTACGTCGCTGCTCTTCTCGGCATTTGAGTCATGGCTTGTTGCAGAACATAATAAG AGAGGTTTTGATCCACAGTGGTTGTCAGTAACTTTCGCGAAGGCTATATTTCTTGGCAATGGTCTTATCGCCATTGTCTCTGGACTTTTTGCCAATTTATTGgctgataatttaggatttggtcCTGTGGCTCCATTTGATGCTGCTGCATGCTGCCTTGCCATAGGCATGGCCATTATCTTGTCATCCTGGAGTGAGAATTATGGAGATCCTTCTGATAGCAAAGACTTGATTACACAATTCAAAGGTGCTGCTGCAGCCATTGCTTCTG ATGAGAAAATCGCTTTGCTGGGTGCAATACAATCACTTTTTGAAGGTTCAATGTACACCTTTGTATTCTTGTGGACTCCTGCTTTGAGCCCAAATGATGAGGATATACCTCATGGCTTTATTTTTGCTACATTCATGGTTTCTTCAATGTTGGGAAGCTCCATAGCATCTAGGCTGATGGCTCGTGGGACTCTTAAAGTCGAAAGTTATATGCAGATTGTGTTTGCAATCTCTGCCTTCACTCTGCTACTTCCCATTATCTCTAAT TTCTTAGTTGCACCTTCTACTGCAAAGGGTGGTAGCATATCTTTTGGTAGTTGTATCCAACTCCTTGGCTTCTGTGTCTTTGAGGCCTGCGTTGGCATATTTTGGCCATCAATTATGAAGATGAGATCCCAGTACATTCCTGAGGAAGCTAGGAGCACAATTATGAACTTCTTTCGCATTCCCCTCAATATTTTTGTGTGTATCGTACTCTACAAT GTAAATGCTTTCCCAATCACTATCATGTTTGGAATGTGCTCTATCTTCCTTTTCATGGCCTCGGTCTTGCAAAGGCGGCTTATGGTGGTTGCCGAGAGCCACAAATCAA AGCCACAAGATTGGACAGGTCTGAAGGAGAGGGATGATGAAGCAGAATCATTGAACATCTGA